The following nucleotide sequence is from Strigops habroptila isolate Jane chromosome Z, bStrHab1.2.pri, whole genome shotgun sequence.
aTATCTCCAGCTCATAGCCTCTGAAAGCACCATTCCCACAATCTGCATTTTATATTGTGCTCTGAAGGATACCTCCAGGGTAAGAAGTAACAGGCTGCTGGAATATCAATTTTATGTGAACAGTATATTTCTAGCTTAACAGTGTTATttccatgtatttaaaatgataTTTCACTCTTCACAACTAATTTTATTGTGGTGTTTAGCTTAAATATGAAAGGAAATGTTCAGTAATTAAagatatgaaaagaaatttccTGATTTTGGGATATCTCCAAGAAGGCTTTCTTTAAACTAGCTTTCAAAGTGACACCATCCCTGAGAAATAGGCAGATTATGCATGAACAAACCACCTGCCACAAAATGCTGCCGAAGTTATTTTCACTTGACAGCTAAACAAATGGTTAGCTTGCTTTGCCCTTGAGATACTAGTAGACTAGGATTTTATCACACATTGTTTAGATATTGATACGTTGTTTTTGAAAACTGCTATTTCCTGCTTAGAACAGCCACCAGAAAACTCATTGAAAGTGCGAGTGTTTCTCTGTTGGGAAATGGTGAACAATAAACTTGTACTTAAGGGAGCAATTTCTTATTTGTGAAAATTGCATCTACAAACCACTCCTCTGGAAGTTAATCTGAAAAACATGGACTTTGTTTCAGGGAACACAAAAGAAAGGTCATATATATATCTTTCAAAGTGTGTGCATGACCAATTATAATGCACAGAGGTAggcaaaaaaagataaaaatacacctttgctgcttttttcataGTTTTTCAATGCTGTAGTTTAAGTAATGCATTGAAAAGGAGTGTATCATGTAAGTTTAAAATGTAATCATATTTAGATTCACAAATTGTGTAAGAAAATCAAATGTACTGGCAAGTGTGTTGGTTATTTAGCTGCTGGTCAGATAGAAATTTTGTTTAAAGTAATGGCAAACTCACTTATCACTGTATTTCCATCAGGTTCAAACACCTGCTAACCCAATCCATTTCCGACAGAACAGGGCTAATACCTGTATCTAGTCATGTAGGCATGGGAAGATTCTTGTTTGCTACAACATTAATGACAAAAAACAGTTCTCTATGTTTCTTCCTATATCTACTTGTCATGATACTGAGGCTTTGAGGAATGTTATGGCTTTCTTTCATATAGCCTGGGTAAACTGTTATCtcactttttaaattcaagtaTGACTATGGCAAATGGTATTCTCAGGGACATCACATTTCCTTGCTCTTTCCTTATTTGCGGTGTTGAAGAAGCATGCTTCCCATTGTAGCAGGCACATGACCAATTCTGACTTTACACAAAGTACTCAAGGCATTGTCCATGCAGTTATTTGCTCCTGTAAGTTTTGTGCATGCTTTTTAGAAATCCTAATACGACCACTTgcacaaaaaaatctgatttaaatttCCACTTTTTAGATTAAGAAGTGTAAAAATggaacaaagaaaactgaatgatCAAGCCAACACTTTGGTGGACCTGGCAAAGGTTAGTGGGCAATTACTGTTGTTTCAACATTCATCCTTTCAAACTGGAGAGTTTGTAAGTGAAAATGTGTACGTAATACGTACAGATATTGTTAACAATTTGTTATTTGtggaaaatagaaatatgtCTGTGTTTTGTGGTAGTACTGACTGAATGAAACATCTTGTTCAAGGCTCTGACCAAATTTTGAATGcaccatttttaaatttttttttttttttttttttttttttttttttttttttgtacatttgAGAAAGATTTCACTATTGAGAGGCTGATCCTGAGAGCTCCTGAAGTGACTGCAGTGGTCATGGTAAATGCTGAACTGTGAGTGGGCAGTAGTAGTGTAGTGCTGATAGTAAAGAGATTTCCCACCCAGTGATAGTGACTGTACTGTGAGAGACCATAGTATACAGGCTTTCACGCAGACTGGAATTAGAGGTTCTGGTTTTCTATTCCCCTTGTCTTATGCAGCAGTGTCTTTAGACAAGTAAATTTAGGTCTGCATTTGTTTAAGTTTTTGTAATGAATAATAGCTGCCAAAAAAAGAGGCTGTTCAGTTGCAAACTGCTTGTCTACTGTTGCTGGTATTTCTCATTAATATAGAATGATACCTACAGAGTTAGAAAGCTGAGATGATAGCATTCCAGGTTTCACATTAGACCTCAGTATTTAACAGTTACTTTAATCGTAATTTGAGGCTACATTAGAGGCATTAACAGTCCTTTCCTAAGGGCTTCTTGTACACCTCTTCATGTACCTTAAACCCCTCCTcaatttaaaaagcatcaaaacaaagataaaattctTCAGTGTTCATTCCCCTTTTGCTTGAGAGAACCACCTGACAActtcagttactgaaaatacatttcagtttaGGTGCTTCTGGCAGCTGATAAAGACTTTTCAGGTACTATTTAACATAGACTGTTTTGCTTTCAAGGGTTATGCTAGCATCTTGAAACAGGGGGCAGAGAAATGGGTTATGGACACTCATCTGATACTGAAGTGCTTTACATTTCAGGCACTGAGTcattcaattaattttcattcCCTTAGGATGGTTTATAAACTTCTACTGAATTACATCCACGTTTTGACTCTAGTTTAAGTCTAATCTGAAGTCTCAGTCTACCAGGGAGAAATtcagtaataatttttaatgagtttCAAGTCTCTATGAAATAACAGATTTCAGATCACATTTTTACTGACCactattgcattttaaattgcaCCCTATATACTTGCTATAACCAAACGCTGTTTTGTAGAGGGCAGACATATTGGTGAATGTGGAAGCAGAGAAGCACGAAGTTGAGGTTTTCCTCCTTGCGCTACATTTCAAAAACAATCTACCCAACTACTATTACTACAGCCAGTTCAGGAAAACCTGTTCGGTTTaaggagaaagcaaataaacctTTGTGTACTGCTTAGAAGAATGAGGATGTTTAAAACCCgaggaaatacagaagagaCAAGGATGGATCACAACTTTGGAGCCTTCAGTCTCGTGGGGACATACACAACTGACTGCTAACAAAGAACATTTGTTCGCAAACAAATGCATGGTGCATTTCTAAGCACCTGACCTTCCAAAAGAGATCTGGTCTTTTGACTGATTCATTTATACCACGACAACGAAAGTGCTACTCAAAACACATTACATTTCTGCTCAATAAATTTAGTAGAAAGTTTATTGTGAACCTACAAGGAAAACTATTTCACAAGACTGAATATTGTTATaatatttatatctttttttttttttttttgtctgtgaagtGCAGAAGCATTTACAAACCCTTTTAGAGTTATGCTGCTTGTTGAAATATTTGTAAGGTCTCTCTAAACCTTTGTTTATATCCTTCTACTTTCAGACTCAAAACATCATGTATGACATGATTTCTGACTTAAATGAAAGAAGTGAAGATTTTGAGAAGAGAATTGTTACTCTGGAAACTAAACTGGAAACTTTAATTGGTAGCATCCAAGCTCTCCCTGGACTGATTAGCCAGGCAATCAGCCAGCAACAGAGGGATTTCCTCGAGGCTCAGATACAAAATTATGATAAGCATGTTGCCTACAGTGCTGAACGATCACGATCTTTGTCAAGAAGAAGGAGATCATCCTCTACAGCACCACCAACTTCATCAGAGAGTAGCTAGAAGAGAATAAGTTAACCACAAAATAAAGACTTTTTGCCATCATATGGTCaatattttagcttttattgTAAAGCCCTATGGTTCTAACCAGTGTTATCTGGGTTCTGATGTCAGAGTCCTAGAAACCTGAACATGTTTTAGGCCAAAATGAGtgaaaactcttcttttttcccccgTCCTCCTCTCAGATGCACAGTGAATGCACCTATTACTGCTATATTAGATTgttctttctgtaatttcacTAACTTTTTAATCATGCACTTCAAACAAATTTTACTACCACAgtatataatataataaaaaggTTAATTTCTGCACATAGTTGCTTGATTACTTGGACTTAACAATTGAAAAAAAGCTCACAATCAAAAGGCCTAATTATCAACTTTCAAGAAGCAAAATTGAAGCTTAATAAGTATCTCTCAGTATGAAAACTAATTCTCTAAACTTTGCTTGcagtggagggggaaaaaaatcaatattaatCTGACAATGTCTTGTATACGTATAGTCATTTTAAAAGGTCACTGACAGCTTCAATTTCTGAAgtgattaattaaaaatatagtttaTCCTAAAAATAAGTTATGAAATATGCTATGGGTTTTTTAAATCGTCATAGGGCTTTTGTTTAACATGCATTTGTACACACACATagataatatatatacatatatatacttatgtatataaaattatttatgcaaTGCCCATGACAAAGATCTTTTAAACTGACTATTTCTAAAGATAGTGGCATGCAAAAATGACAGGTGAAGtccttttcatttattcagaGTCTCATAATTATGCCAGGTAAGTATGCCCAGACAGAAATATCACTTTCAAAATGGAGGTCTCCCATTCATGCTGTTTGGCTCTTGAAAGTGTTAGGTTGCACCTTTCTCTCCTCCATTTTTTGTGTTCATTGTGTCTGGAATGAATGACTGACACAAAGAGTTACAGTATATACAGTTGGGTGATAGCAGCACAGTGTTTTGTATACATTATATTTGAATAGACCCCATGGTTTCTGCTATGCAGTCAAGCTTAGCAAGACACTTCTAGCAATATTTCCAATAGCTGTTGTAAAAAGAACTGTTGTAGATTGGATTTAAGCAGTGGAGTACCTGTGGGATTTTACTTACAGGCACAAATAATAAGGTCtcctgctttcttaaaaaaaccccacaaagccTAGTGCACACATTTGTGAAAAAGTTCTGGCTGACATTTCACCTAGTTTATGTTCTGGAGTAGCAAAACTAGGCAAGCTTAAATCTTCAGCTTATGCAACTTGCATTCACAATTCCTAATTATAAACAGGAAATTACTTGACTTTATGACATATTTTATAGTACTTGCTACTTATGAAATACACTAGTCCCAtcctccccccagtttacagACGGGTGATAAGGACTTTTCAGATACTATTTAATATAGACTATTTTGCTTTCAAGGGTTATGCTAGCATCTTAGCTATACTAAGTATAACAAGCAGGTATGGCTGACTGTCTCCGAGGAATACTATGTCTGCTTAGAAGTAACTAACATGGACATTGAAGGAAATGCTGATTGTTCCATGAGACATGAGTTCTGGTCGGTAGCGACAGGCGGGGAAGACAGCAATGCAGAAAGTCAGGGCTGAGCCATGCTGGAGAAAAGAGCTGTTCTCCACAACACCCAAAATTGTCCAAACCAAATACAtaatctggaaaacagcagaCACTTTAGGCCTATTTAAAGTAAAGGATCTGCCCTTTTTTGGATTAAAACATACAACAGATGAATATAAGTTATATCCAGAGACATTGCTTGCTTATGAAGAGTTTCCCCGACACTTTTTATGTCCTTGAGAAAGATGACGACTTTGCAGTACTTTTCCCCCTAGATGAGCAGGATAGTTGCATGCCCTTGGAGTGCCTTGTTTACTGTGTGTGGCATTTTGTGACAGGAAATAATAAGCAGTATGTGCATTATTtgaagttctgcttttgtttttatgaagttcatttccaaagaaaaagataGATATTATATAGTGCTAATACTGTGCTAGCCCAATCCTAAACTAGATGAGATTTTGAGTGGTCCTGAGGCCACCTGCCTTACACTATTGGCAGGATTAGAAGTAATGATTAATAATATTGGAATTTAATAGCCAcatttcagaattctttttctgaagattttttttttgttcattcttcC
It contains:
- the KCNN2 gene encoding small conductance calcium-activated potassium channel protein 2 isoform X4 — protein: MWLISITFLSIGYGDMVPNTYCGKGVCLLTGIMGAGCTALVVAVVARKLELTKAEKHVHNFMMDTQLTKRVKNAAANVLRETWLIYKNTKLVKKIDHAKVRKHQRKFLQAIHQLRSVKMEQRKLNDQANTLVDLAKTQNIMYDMISDLNERSEDFEKRIVTLETKLETLIGSIQALPGLISQAISQQQRDFLEAQIQNYDKHVAYSAERSRSLSRRRRSSSTAPPTSSESS